From a region of the Vibrio orientalis CIP 102891 = ATCC 33934 genome:
- a CDS encoding sugar efflux transporter, protein MFKDKTAMLFIITAFVTGLCGAFFYPLSSLFIVEELGASPMMLSLYMVMAVVSAVVVSQLLARQSDRNWKRKTILLVAMTCYLITISSFIVVRDYWLAITIATVFGSVSGASFGQLFALGREYGDRHMKDSTTFLSTMRAGIAIAWVFGPPMAFMLKAAFGYNASFTVSAVIVSLSIFVMAKYLPNGVVKEESLPEQAPTAGQTSNGLIALYCSVVVFAFAANNLYITSMPLYLSQELKVDPSWLGFLFGAGALCEIPVMLYAGKLAARFGTIKLLMLGLVSGVAFYSVMLTNTTFIAMLMAQVLNGFFIGVCATLGMVVLQDMMKDRLGTASTLFSNMLNVSMLVASLSVGVVGELFNYYSTLYVSLAGSLTAIVLLALFAVSESKHHQQQSRPMSA, encoded by the coding sequence ATGTTCAAAGATAAAACGGCGATGTTGTTTATTATTACTGCGTTTGTCACCGGCTTATGTGGGGCCTTTTTTTACCCTTTGTCGAGTCTCTTTATTGTTGAAGAGCTAGGGGCATCGCCAATGATGTTGAGCTTATATATGGTGATGGCGGTGGTGAGTGCGGTTGTGGTCTCCCAGTTGTTAGCAAGACAATCTGATCGCAATTGGAAACGAAAAACGATTCTCCTTGTGGCGATGACTTGCTATTTAATTACCATCTCAAGCTTTATTGTTGTCAGGGACTATTGGTTAGCAATCACCATTGCGACGGTCTTCGGCAGTGTCAGTGGCGCCTCTTTTGGTCAGTTGTTTGCGCTAGGTCGTGAGTACGGTGATCGCCATATGAAAGACAGCACGACTTTTCTTTCTACGATGCGTGCAGGAATCGCGATTGCTTGGGTATTTGGTCCGCCAATGGCATTTATGCTCAAAGCGGCTTTTGGTTACAACGCCTCGTTTACCGTTTCCGCTGTGATTGTCAGTCTCTCGATTTTTGTTATGGCCAAGTACCTACCAAATGGCGTGGTTAAAGAGGAATCATTACCGGAACAAGCGCCGACCGCGGGTCAAACTTCGAATGGATTGATTGCGCTATATTGTTCAGTGGTTGTGTTTGCTTTTGCGGCGAACAATTTATACATCACCAGCATGCCGCTTTACCTATCGCAAGAGCTGAAAGTTGACCCAAGTTGGCTCGGTTTTCTATTCGGTGCAGGAGCGTTATGTGAGATTCCAGTGATGCTTTACGCTGGAAAACTGGCAGCGCGCTTTGGCACGATTAAGTTGCTGATGCTAGGTCTTGTCAGTGGCGTAGCCTTCTACTCTGTAATGCTTACTAACACAACGTTCATCGCCATGTTGATGGCGCAGGTACTGAATGGCTTCTTCATTGGGGTATGTGCGACCCTCGGGATGGTTGTATTGCAAGATATGATGAAAGATCGCTTAGGCACGGCGTCGACGCTTTTCTCCAATATGCTCAACGTTAGCATGTTAGTCGCGAGTCTTTCTGTTGGCGTAGTGGGTGAATTGTTTAACTACTACAGCACACTTTATGTTTCCCTCGCGGGGTCATTAACAGCCATCGTCTTGTTGGCGTTGTTTGCTGTATCTGAATCTAAGCACCATCAACAGCAAAGTCGGCCTATGAGTGCTTAA
- a CDS encoding helix-turn-helix domain-containing protein, with translation MKPFIENVMDTPSNDWIVREYHCRVKKEDFACSWHYHTEYELVLYQDPEYVFSGNYFAGDAVGSVHHNTLLLYGPGLPHMITGQINGSEEKPHHSVIVWLKHHWIEKLQATIPEARNIKRLLENSAYGIKFSPAISQQVAERLNGIEQVERQFQAIRVIEVLLLIANDAESLRLSASPYRISQVSGNKEAQQKVQLATRYIENNYADTIRISDLGRYLHMSESSAYRLFEKHYGVSFSDHLKQFRIGKACELLASTAQPIALIAEKTGFQNLSNFNRQFKTVKEMTPSQFRRRFQ, from the coding sequence ATGAAACCGTTCATAGAAAACGTGATGGATACACCGAGCAATGATTGGATTGTTCGCGAATATCATTGCCGAGTAAAAAAAGAAGATTTTGCTTGTTCTTGGCACTATCACACCGAATATGAACTGGTCCTTTACCAAGACCCCGAATATGTATTTAGTGGCAATTACTTTGCCGGAGATGCAGTAGGCTCAGTCCATCATAATACTCTGCTCTTATATGGACCGGGGCTACCCCACATGATCACTGGCCAAATCAACGGTTCAGAAGAAAAACCGCACCACTCTGTGATTGTCTGGCTCAAGCACCACTGGATAGAAAAGCTGCAAGCGACAATCCCTGAGGCTCGCAATATCAAGCGGCTACTTGAAAACTCAGCCTATGGCATCAAATTTAGCCCCGCGATATCACAACAGGTTGCTGAACGTCTCAATGGCATTGAGCAAGTCGAACGACAGTTTCAAGCCATTCGTGTCATTGAAGTACTACTGTTGATCGCCAATGATGCCGAGTCGTTGCGTTTATCGGCTTCCCCCTATCGAATCAGCCAAGTGTCGGGGAACAAAGAAGCACAGCAAAAGGTTCAACTGGCGACTCGTTATATCGAAAACAACTACGCGGATACAATTCGAATCTCTGACCTTGGTCGGTATTTGCATATGAGCGAAAGCTCCGCCTATCGCTTGTTTGAAAAGCACTACGGCGTCAGTTTTTCTGATCACCTAAAGCAATTTCGCATCGGCAAAGCCTGCGAATTGCTCGCCAGTACCGCGCAACCTATCGCACTCATTGCCGAGAAAACGGGTTTTCAGAACTTGTCTAATTTCAACAGGCAGTTCAAAACAGTAAAAGAGATGACCCCGAGTCAATTTCGTAGACGATTTCAATAA
- a CDS encoding ABC transporter permease gives MALPAYCNMRERVGYATYLVFCTLVFLFLIAPILIIVPLSFNATPYFTFTEGMLSLDPDAYSVRWYVDMFTNSQWLMALKNSTLIAISATIVATVLGTLAAMGLAANNVPFRNAIMAFLISPMIVPVIISAAAMYFFYTRLDLSQTFTGIVLAHAALGTPFVVITVTATLSGFDHSLVRAAYSLGANPVYTFRHVTFPLIRPGMISGGLFAFGTSFDEVVVALFITGVEQRTVPRQMWSGIREQISPTILAVATLLICMSVMLLLTLEILRRRNVKIRGIKE, from the coding sequence ATGGCACTGCCAGCTTATTGTAATATGCGCGAGCGAGTGGGTTACGCGACCTACCTAGTATTTTGTACCTTGGTGTTTCTGTTTCTTATTGCGCCAATCCTGATTATTGTGCCGCTTTCGTTTAATGCGACGCCTTACTTCACCTTCACTGAAGGGATGTTAAGTCTCGACCCTGATGCTTATTCAGTGCGTTGGTATGTTGATATGTTTACCAATAGTCAGTGGCTGATGGCGCTTAAAAATAGTACCTTAATCGCCATTAGTGCGACGATTGTTGCGACAGTGCTCGGAACATTGGCGGCGATGGGATTAGCAGCCAATAACGTCCCATTTCGCAATGCAATTATGGCGTTTCTGATCTCGCCAATGATTGTTCCGGTGATCATTTCTGCTGCCGCGATGTACTTCTTCTACACTCGCTTGGATTTATCGCAAACCTTCACTGGTATTGTGCTAGCGCATGCCGCATTGGGGACGCCTTTTGTGGTGATTACTGTGACAGCGACTCTAAGCGGCTTTGATCATAGTTTAGTACGAGCGGCGTATAGTCTAGGAGCTAACCCAGTCTATACCTTCAGGCATGTGACCTTTCCATTGATTCGTCCGGGGATGATTTCCGGCGGTCTATTCGCGTTCGGTACTTCTTTTGATGAAGTGGTGGTGGCGCTATTTATCACCGGGGTTGAACAAAGAACGGTACCGAGACAGATGTGGTCAGGTATTCGCGAGCAAATCAGTCCAACCATTCTTGCCGTGGCGACACTGCTGATCTGCATGTCAGTCATGCTGCTGCTTACGCTAGAAATTTTACGCCGACGCAATGTGAAGATTCGCGGGATCAAGGAGTAG
- a CDS encoding ABC transporter permease yields the protein MSRELTGLNSVLSLQRKLVRTDQSLKAQLKRAERQKQIRSILLILPLVCFICITFAFPIAEMLYRSVDNNALPKAFPHSSSAIKEWDYQGLPSLSIQQTFMGELKQRYQDKTLPKLANRMNIEVSGMRSLLMKTGRKLAKLESLPENLEEIKKLDKRWSKPQYWAALKNLSSPYTLSYYLAALDLRYDAKGEVSAQPETRQVYVDLFTKTLGMSLVITVICLVMAYPVAYLLANLPDKQANLLLIVVLLPFWTSLLVRTTSWIVLLQNQGVVNDLLLWLGITSERLAMMHNTFGTIVAMVHILLPFMILPLYSVMKGISPSYFRAARSLGATPSVAFVKVYMPLTMPGIGAGALLTFILSIGFYITPALVGGRSGQMISNMIAYHMQTSLNWGMAAALGGLLLAVVTVLFYLFNRVVGINNIKVGG from the coding sequence ATGAGTCGCGAACTAACAGGACTAAACTCGGTTTTGTCATTGCAGCGCAAGCTGGTGCGAACGGACCAAAGTCTCAAAGCCCAACTCAAACGTGCCGAGAGGCAAAAACAGATTCGCTCCATTTTGCTAATTCTTCCTTTGGTCTGTTTTATCTGTATCACGTTTGCCTTTCCTATTGCGGAAATGCTCTATCGAAGTGTCGATAACAATGCGCTGCCGAAAGCGTTTCCACACTCTTCTAGTGCGATAAAAGAGTGGGATTACCAAGGCTTACCAAGTTTGTCGATTCAGCAAACCTTTATGGGAGAACTTAAACAGCGCTATCAAGATAAGACGCTACCCAAACTGGCGAATCGAATGAATATTGAAGTGTCAGGTATGCGTAGCTTGTTAATGAAAACAGGGCGAAAACTGGCTAAGTTAGAGTCGCTGCCGGAAAACCTTGAAGAGATTAAAAAGCTCGATAAACGCTGGTCTAAGCCGCAATATTGGGCCGCGCTGAAAAACCTCAGTTCACCCTATACCTTGAGCTATTACCTTGCCGCGCTGGATTTACGTTACGACGCCAAAGGTGAAGTGAGCGCTCAGCCAGAAACAAGACAGGTATATGTGGACTTGTTTACCAAGACATTAGGTATGTCGCTGGTGATCACCGTAATCTGCTTAGTGATGGCTTATCCAGTCGCGTATTTACTGGCAAATCTTCCGGATAAGCAAGCAAACTTGTTGCTGATTGTGGTGCTCCTGCCATTCTGGACTTCACTTTTGGTTCGAACCACATCTTGGATCGTGCTGCTGCAAAACCAAGGTGTGGTGAATGATTTGCTGCTTTGGCTTGGGATCACCAGTGAGCGCTTAGCCATGATGCACAATACCTTTGGCACTATCGTGGCGATGGTGCACATCTTACTGCCGTTCATGATCTTGCCGCTTTATAGCGTGATGAAGGGGATTAGTCCAAGCTACTTCCGCGCTGCTCGATCATTAGGTGCAACGCCTTCAGTTGCATTCGTTAAAGTCTACATGCCACTGACAATGCCCGGAATCGGTGCGGGTGCCTTACTGACATTTATTCTATCGATTGGTTTCTATATCACACCGGCGTTGGTTGGTGGGCGCAGCGGGCAGATGATTTCAAACATGATTGCCTATCACATGCAAACTTCATTGAATTGGGGAATGGCAGCCGCACTTGGCGGGTTGTTGCTCGCGGTAGTGACAGTGCTGTTTTATCTGTTTAATCGCGTCGTCGGTATTAATAACATCAAGGTAGGAGGTTAA
- a CDS encoding ABC transporter ATP-binding protein: MALQKEYVSFQHVQKTYDGENLVVKDFNLAIEPGEFVTMLGPSGSGKTTCLMMLAGFETATKGEIYIDGTPVNNLAPHKRDIGMVFQNYALFPHMTIAENLAFPLKVRKLSAEEVERKVTSVLEMVELAHVANRYPKQLSGGQQQRVALARALVFEPKLVLMDEPLGALDKQLREQMQLEIKRLHEKLGITVLYVTHDQDEALTMSDRIAVFNNGAVQQLASPTDLYESPSNAFVAQFIGENNQIQGVVSQLDSHRCTVSVNDLSINAKPVKVASVGETTLLSVRPEKIVVEPEAGSCDNELTGLLRELIYHGDHHRLVVEITGVGDIVVKVPNDSHGERTFVAGRQYTIGWLSQDCHALDCQQVQAEHEVAA, from the coding sequence ATGGCACTGCAGAAGGAATACGTGAGCTTTCAACACGTACAGAAAACCTATGATGGTGAAAACCTCGTCGTGAAGGACTTCAATTTGGCGATTGAGCCGGGTGAGTTCGTCACTATGCTTGGCCCGTCAGGCTCGGGCAAGACTACTTGTTTGATGATGTTGGCAGGGTTTGAAACCGCAACTAAGGGCGAAATCTATATTGATGGAACCCCAGTGAACAACCTTGCTCCGCATAAGCGTGATATTGGCATGGTGTTTCAAAACTACGCGCTCTTTCCGCATATGACGATTGCAGAGAATCTCGCTTTTCCATTGAAGGTGCGTAAGTTATCGGCAGAGGAAGTTGAGCGAAAAGTGACATCCGTGCTTGAGATGGTTGAGCTTGCTCATGTCGCTAACCGTTACCCTAAACAGTTGTCCGGTGGGCAGCAGCAGCGTGTCGCCTTAGCTCGTGCTTTGGTGTTTGAACCTAAGTTAGTGCTAATGGATGAGCCACTAGGTGCGCTCGATAAACAGCTTCGTGAACAGATGCAACTTGAGATCAAGCGTTTGCATGAAAAGCTCGGCATTACCGTGTTGTATGTAACTCATGATCAAGACGAAGCATTAACGATGTCTGATCGCATCGCGGTATTTAATAATGGGGCAGTGCAGCAGCTCGCTTCTCCAACGGATCTTTATGAGTCACCAAGCAATGCGTTTGTAGCGCAGTTCATTGGCGAGAATAACCAGATTCAAGGCGTCGTCTCTCAGCTTGATTCGCATCGTTGCACTGTGAGTGTTAATGATCTTTCTATTAATGCCAAACCAGTGAAAGTGGCCAGTGTGGGTGAGACTACCCTGTTATCTGTACGTCCAGAGAAGATCGTTGTCGAGCCTGAAGCGGGTAGCTGTGATAACGAGTTAACTGGGTTGCTAAGAGAGCTGATTTATCATGGTGATCATCACCGCTTAGTGGTCGAGATTACGGGTGTAGGCGATATCGTGGTTAAAGTGCCTAACGACAGTCATGGTGAACGCACGTTTGTTGCAGGTCGTCAGTATACCATCGGCTGGCTTAGCCAAGATTGTCATGCGCTTGATTGTCAGCAAGTGCAAGCCGAGCATGAGGTAGCCGCATGA
- a CDS encoding dihydrodipicolinate synthase family protein yields the protein MNVDWKGVYPAVSTQFRKDQSIDLDATQTVIDNQINDGVNGIICLGTVGENCALYPEEKRQVLKAAQEVVAGRVPLIAGTAESITTAAVDYMQDAQKIGIDGCMVMPAMVYRTSDSETVDYYRTLAEATPEMPIMIYNNPVSYGVDVSLDMMAQLAECESIVAVKESTTDTRRITELYNRFDDRFTVFSGVDDIALESLMLGATGWISGLTNAFPAESVAIYKLASQGRYAEALEIYRWFLPLLRLDTIPTLVQCIKLAEQVCGRGSEQVRAPRQNLKGDERAQVIALVEQAIATRPDLSKYKL from the coding sequence ATGAACGTAGATTGGAAAGGTGTCTACCCAGCAGTTAGTACACAGTTTCGCAAAGACCAAAGCATTGATCTAGATGCGACTCAGACGGTAATTGATAACCAGATTAATGACGGTGTAAACGGCATTATTTGTCTCGGTACTGTGGGTGAAAACTGCGCGCTCTACCCTGAAGAGAAGCGCCAAGTTCTAAAAGCTGCACAAGAAGTGGTAGCAGGCCGTGTACCTCTTATTGCAGGGACGGCAGAGTCGATCACTACGGCTGCTGTTGACTATATGCAAGACGCACAAAAAATCGGAATTGATGGTTGTATGGTGATGCCAGCGATGGTCTATCGCACCTCAGACAGTGAAACGGTTGATTACTACCGTACGCTTGCTGAAGCGACGCCTGAGATGCCAATTATGATCTATAACAATCCCGTTTCTTATGGCGTTGATGTCTCTCTGGACATGATGGCGCAACTGGCAGAGTGCGAAAGTATTGTTGCAGTTAAAGAGTCGACCACAGATACCCGCCGAATCACTGAGTTGTATAACCGTTTCGATGACCGCTTCACCGTATTTAGCGGCGTTGACGATATTGCCCTTGAATCATTGATGCTTGGTGCGACGGGGTGGATTTCCGGTCTAACCAATGCGTTCCCTGCTGAGTCTGTCGCGATTTATAAGCTTGCGAGTCAAGGCCGTTACGCGGAAGCACTAGAAATCTACCGTTGGTTCTTACCATTACTTCGTTTAGATACGATTCCGACTTTGGTGCAGTGCATCAAGCTAGCGGAGCAGGTGTGTGGTCGAGGCAGTGAACAGGTGCGAGCTCCACGTCAAAACCTCAAAGGTGACGAGCGTGCACAAGTGATTGCCTTAGTTGAGCAGGCGATTGCGACTCGCCCTGATTTATCGAAATACAAGCTGTAA
- a CDS encoding ornithine cyclodeaminase family protein, whose product MINLDAQQIVKSLTMKGLIDSMRQTYQEQSTIPQRRVMPLEEGSYDAFALLPAWSESLITVKAFTYFPQNYQEGKDTLASKILAFDRANGEPLALLDGKVLTFWRTAAASALAADYLARKDASRLLICGTGNLAPYMAYAYAAIRPIKKVLVWGRDKQKARQTIDTILSSNQYQSLPIENQFDVEVVDDVNSTLAHIDIVTCVTGSDRALFDGTQLQPGTHVDLIGNHDKDKRECDTSTVVRSSVFVDSKVNVLAEAGDLLIPIEQGLFAEQQIQAELTELCSQTHSGRQSQQEITLYKSVGSALADLAAVEFVLTQKEIL is encoded by the coding sequence ATGATCAATCTCGATGCGCAGCAAATTGTCAAAAGTCTAACGATGAAAGGTTTGATTGACTCGATGCGCCAGACTTATCAGGAACAATCGACCATTCCTCAGCGCAGAGTGATGCCTTTAGAGGAGGGCAGCTACGACGCGTTTGCCTTGCTACCTGCTTGGAGTGAGTCACTTATTACGGTCAAAGCGTTTACTTATTTCCCGCAGAATTATCAGGAAGGAAAAGACACTCTCGCTTCAAAGATCTTAGCCTTTGATCGCGCTAATGGTGAGCCATTGGCACTCTTGGATGGCAAGGTGCTGACGTTTTGGCGCACTGCTGCGGCATCTGCATTGGCGGCTGACTATTTAGCACGTAAGGATGCGAGTCGCTTACTGATTTGTGGTACAGGGAACCTTGCTCCCTACATGGCTTACGCTTATGCAGCTATCCGTCCGATCAAAAAGGTGTTGGTGTGGGGGCGCGATAAGCAAAAAGCTCGTCAGACAATCGATACCATTTTGTCGAGCAATCAATATCAGTCACTCCCTATAGAAAATCAGTTCGATGTTGAAGTGGTGGATGACGTGAACAGTACATTGGCACACATCGACATCGTTACCTGCGTAACGGGATCAGATAGGGCGCTATTTGATGGTACTCAACTTCAACCTGGGACACATGTCGATCTGATTGGTAATCATGATAAAGATAAGCGTGAATGTGATACTTCGACGGTAGTACGTTCTAGTGTGTTTGTTGATAGTAAAGTTAACGTCTTAGCCGAAGCGGGAGACTTACTTATCCCGATTGAACAAGGGCTATTTGCCGAACAACAAATCCAAGCTGAATTGACCGAGTTGTGCTCTCAAACTCACTCAGGTCGTCAATCTCAACAAGAAATTACGTTATATAAATCAGTCGGCAGTGCTCTGGCCGATCTTGCTGCAGTTGAGTTTGTTCTAACCCAGAAAGAGATTCTTTAA
- a CDS encoding polyamine ABC transporter substrate-binding protein has translation MSRKTMTPLALMVSGLLLGTINIANASDKLTVVSWGGAFTKSQVEAYHKPYVEKTGVELVSEDFSGGLAEIKAQVEANNVRWDLVSLDKPDIVRGCAEGLLETVDPSILPAGDDGTPAKEDFIPGAIHECAVNTIVVSTVLTINEEAFNGKAVPSKLTDLFDLEQFPGRRALQKMPQGNLEWALIADGVKPEAVYETLESPEGRARAFAKLDSIKPQVVWWTTGAQPPQMLADKEVVMASAFNGRIHSATQEEGQPFKIIWDHQLGYMNGWAIPKGSPNLEQALDFIKFSSGTKPLADQAKYVAYGPTRKSSSAQISPEILASLPTAPNNFQTAFLIDDEWWSDYADELNEEFNTWLLN, from the coding sequence ATGTCAAGAAAGACGATGACACCACTCGCACTTATGGTTTCAGGACTGCTGTTAGGAACGATTAATATCGCCAACGCGAGCGACAAATTAACGGTCGTATCATGGGGCGGCGCTTTTACTAAAAGCCAAGTAGAGGCGTACCACAAACCTTATGTTGAAAAGACAGGCGTTGAATTGGTGTCTGAAGATTTCAGTGGTGGTCTAGCAGAAATCAAAGCGCAGGTAGAGGCGAATAATGTCCGTTGGGATTTAGTATCACTTGATAAGCCAGACATTGTCCGCGGTTGTGCGGAAGGTTTATTGGAAACCGTTGATCCTAGTATCTTACCGGCCGGAGATGATGGTACGCCAGCGAAGGAAGATTTTATTCCAGGGGCAATCCATGAATGTGCAGTGAATACCATCGTGGTTTCAACGGTACTTACCATCAACGAAGAAGCCTTTAATGGTAAGGCTGTGCCATCAAAGCTGACCGATCTCTTCGATCTTGAGCAGTTTCCGGGTCGCCGAGCTCTACAGAAAATGCCACAAGGTAACCTAGAGTGGGCGTTGATTGCTGACGGTGTTAAACCCGAAGCTGTGTATGAAACTCTTGAAAGTCCAGAAGGTCGAGCTCGTGCTTTTGCTAAGTTAGACAGCATTAAGCCACAAGTTGTGTGGTGGACAACGGGAGCTCAGCCGCCACAAATGTTGGCAGACAAAGAAGTGGTGATGGCGTCTGCATTCAATGGCCGTATTCACAGTGCCACTCAAGAAGAGGGTCAGCCGTTCAAAATCATTTGGGATCATCAGTTAGGCTATATGAATGGCTGGGCTATTCCTAAAGGCAGTCCTAACCTTGAGCAAGCTCTAGACTTTATTAAGTTTTCTTCGGGAACCAAACCACTGGCTGACCAAGCGAAATATGTTGCTTACGGTCCTACGCGTAAATCATCTTCAGCGCAAATCAGCCCGGAGATCCTAGCCAGCTTGCCGACAGCGCCTAATAACTTCCAAACCGCGTTTTTGATTGATGATGAGTGGTGGTCAGATTATGCCGATGAGCTGAATGAAGAGTTCAACACTTGGCTTCTTAACTAA
- a CDS encoding NAD(P)/FAD-dependent oxidoreductase — MVNKKSSIPQNIAVVGGGVIGLCIALKLQLAGENVTIFDKRGVGEGCSKGNAGHFATEQVFPLATPALLPQLPKMLLSPTSPVSVRFQDVHRTLPWMVRFLLKARKKASEHATQALTELNRVAMENWFELLEQVGLSELITMQGSLLTFESESLFDSYRSTLNRLREQGVNCQVWEQERLRDELPYLSANVKKGVFFPDTGHTSNPYRMCIEMADVFESMQGRWIKEQVDDVFFDGELGVVVTPSLSHEFDKVVIATGAESAPLVKKITGVKVPIQAERGYHLMVPKLKNCLPFPVSSADRKFIMTPMETGLRLAGTVEYADIDSPPNMQRANMLKGLATGLLKPECELDSVGESWMGNRPSLPDSLPVIDTALNGKVLLAFGHQHLGLTQGAITAALISQLHTESETIVDLSPFALDRFC; from the coding sequence ATGGTGAACAAGAAATCATCAATCCCACAAAATATCGCCGTGGTTGGCGGTGGTGTTATTGGATTATGTATCGCACTAAAGCTGCAGTTAGCGGGTGAGAACGTCACCATTTTTGATAAGCGTGGCGTGGGAGAGGGGTGTTCTAAAGGTAACGCTGGTCATTTTGCGACGGAGCAAGTTTTTCCTCTCGCAACGCCTGCGCTCTTGCCCCAGTTACCTAAAATGTTGCTGTCGCCAACCAGTCCGGTATCGGTTCGATTTCAAGATGTCCACCGCACGCTTCCTTGGATGGTTCGGTTTCTATTAAAGGCTAGAAAGAAGGCTTCAGAGCATGCCACTCAAGCACTGACGGAGTTAAACCGCGTCGCGATGGAAAACTGGTTTGAGCTGCTAGAGCAAGTCGGATTATCGGAGTTAATTACCATGCAAGGTTCATTGTTGACCTTTGAGAGCGAGTCACTGTTTGATAGCTATCGCTCAACACTAAACAGGTTACGTGAGCAAGGGGTGAATTGCCAAGTCTGGGAGCAAGAGAGACTACGTGATGAACTCCCTTATTTATCAGCCAATGTTAAAAAAGGGGTGTTTTTCCCTGATACGGGACATACCTCAAACCCTTATAGAATGTGCATTGAGATGGCAGATGTGTTTGAGTCAATGCAAGGTCGATGGATTAAAGAACAAGTTGATGACGTATTTTTTGATGGTGAACTGGGCGTCGTCGTGACGCCGTCGCTCAGCCATGAATTTGATAAAGTCGTTATCGCAACAGGCGCAGAATCGGCCCCACTAGTAAAGAAAATTACTGGAGTTAAAGTGCCGATTCAGGCCGAGCGTGGTTACCATTTAATGGTGCCAAAACTGAAAAATTGTTTGCCGTTTCCCGTTAGCTCAGCGGATAGAAAATTCATTATGACGCCGATGGAGACGGGTCTACGTTTGGCAGGGACGGTCGAATATGCAGACATCGATTCCCCACCAAATATGCAGCGCGCCAACATGCTTAAAGGGTTAGCAACAGGATTATTGAAACCAGAATGTGAACTTGACTCGGTCGGTGAAAGCTGGATGGGAAATCGTCCCTCATTGCCTGATTCGTTACCTGTAATCGATACTGCTTTGAATGGCAAAGTGCTACTCGCGTTTGGTCACCAACACCTTGGTCTGACGCAGGGGGCTATCACGGCTGCTTTGATTTCTCAGCTTCATACTGAGAGCGAAACCATAGTCGATCTTTCGCCATTTGCGCTAGATCGCTTTTGCTAA
- a CDS encoding 4-hydroxyproline epimerase: MRQGTFFCIDAHTCGNPVRLVAGGVPPLEGKTMSDKRQFFLEHYDWIRQSLMFEPRGHAMMSGSVVLPPCSDNADASILFIETSGCLPMCGHGTIGTVTSALEHKLITPKEEGRLILDVPAGQIEVHYQRDGEKVTSVKIFNVPAYLAHQDVTVEVEGLGEITVDVSYGGNYYVIVDPQENYQGLEHYTSDEILMLSPKVREAVSQAVECIHPNDPTVCGVSHVLWTGTPTRPESTAKNAVFYGEKALDRSPCGTGTSARMAQWHAKGKLKQGEDFIHESIIGSLFTGRIEGITEVNGRAAILPSIEGWAQVTGHNTIWVDDQDPYAYGFELK; encoded by the coding sequence ATGAGACAAGGAACCTTCTTCTGTATTGATGCACATACCTGTGGTAATCCGGTTCGATTAGTTGCAGGCGGCGTGCCTCCGCTAGAAGGAAAGACCATGAGCGATAAGCGCCAGTTTTTCCTCGAACACTATGATTGGATCCGTCAGTCGCTCATGTTTGAGCCTCGCGGTCATGCCATGATGTCAGGGTCCGTGGTACTGCCACCTTGTAGTGACAATGCCGATGCATCGATTCTGTTTATTGAAACCAGTGGCTGTTTACCGATGTGCGGCCACGGCACCATTGGAACTGTCACCTCTGCGTTAGAACACAAGCTGATCACCCCAAAAGAAGAAGGTCGATTAATCCTAGATGTACCTGCAGGACAGATTGAAGTGCACTATCAAAGAGACGGCGAAAAGGTCACCTCAGTAAAGATCTTTAACGTCCCTGCTTATCTTGCTCACCAAGATGTCACGGTTGAAGTTGAAGGGTTAGGCGAGATCACCGTTGATGTTTCTTATGGTGGCAACTACTACGTCATCGTCGATCCACAAGAAAATTACCAAGGACTAGAGCACTACACGTCCGATGAAATTTTAATGCTGAGCCCAAAAGTTCGCGAAGCGGTTTCTCAAGCGGTTGAGTGCATTCACCCTAACGATCCAACCGTTTGTGGCGTGTCGCATGTGCTTTGGACTGGCACGCCAACTCGCCCAGAATCTACCGCCAAGAACGCTGTGTTTTACGGAGAAAAAGCCCTCGACCGATCTCCTTGTGGTACAGGAACCAGCGCGCGTATGGCGCAATGGCATGCCAAAGGCAAACTCAAACAAGGAGAAGATTTTATCCATGAGAGCATCATTGGCAGTTTGTTCACCGGACGAATCGAAGGCATTACCGAGGTAAATGGTCGAGCAGCGATACTGCCAAGTATTGAAGGCTGGGCACAAGTCACGGGGCACAACACCATTTGGGTCGATGACCAAGACCCGTATGCGTACGGATTTGAACTGAAATAA